cctaagttttttagatgaagaatgaccCTCCTAGGTTTTGCTTAAGCAGTTCTAATTTCCACCTATAGAATATTTGAAAATAAACATAATGAATAGTTGGTGGAATAGGAATAACAAATATGCACATGTTGCCGCAAAGTAAAACTAAAGAAGTGAGAAATATAGGGAAGAAACAAGCAATCACATTAAAAAAAAGTGAGGAAAACAGACTTCCTACATGTTTTTCATTTTTACCTCTAATGTTTTGAATTAAGAAAGATAATCCAATTTAGTTTGGTTGTTATTTTTAAAATTATATCTAATGATTTAAGTTATTGTTGAATACTGCAAGGATCGAATATTTAAATAAAATACTAGTATCACTTATCTTATATAAAAATTAACATAATTATCACAATTTTTAATGTTGTAATAATTGTTGTGGTGTTACTCGTGTAAGTcagatagacaagtaagttagcTATATGTTGCAACTTAGAGTAGGTGGTATCTCTTCCTTAAAGATAACACATGTAGCTATATTTCAGGGTCAACATAGGAAAAAGATAGAATAAAACAAAAGACAAAGAATTTTGGTAAAACTAAGAAACAAGATAAGTTCATGATTTCCGTTCACTAGAACCTAAAATAGATACACAAAATTgagagtgttagagcactgctcggtcgaactcgcatgcgttgatatctcaagcatgtttgtcaatgttagtgatcaaaaactataagtcttgatttctagtctaatatagctaagtctcggactaagatagaaagtgtagttgagctcaagaactccatggcgatcatcatacaagacgaagaactactcaaggaactggtggaacttcatcgactaaaaggtatgtggacacttgaacatatctatcactcaaaagtctttctactatatctcctatcttgagacaaaagtcgttttgctatatagactttgattatacacatttgctatttcgagccgagtttatctcgcttatctatttctcgaaatatgtgttggtaagctttcgctttgtccaaattcatctttacctggtgacgaagtcatgttatgtttcaatcacttagaTAAGATAAGGTTCCTATGCTTATAACAAGATAAGATGTTTTCAAAAGAAGTTGATCTCAAGCACCGGAACAACCCACCAAGCCAATTCCATAATGTTTGGCTTAAATTGCAATGCCACAAGGCCCACAACATGTCATCCAAAGTTTCTTGATTAATACCACCCAAGTGACATTTAGAAGCTAGATATATAACTTGTTTGCAGCTTATCATTAGTAGCACAAACACCTCTAGCTAATTTCCAAATATTACCAGAGAATAAGAGATGAATTTAGTTTTTCAAAATCTACTTATAGGTATTAATAATGGGGCATTTAAGTCTTACGTTGTTGTATGCATCAATAAAAGTCAAGTATCCAAGATTGTTGTCACTCCATATTGTTTTACCAACCATTCATCCAGGAATCACCGGAAAATCTTATGCATTGATTTAGCGTTGCAAAGAGATAGGAATTCTGGGTCAGTGACCCACCATAATTGCTGATATTAATATGTGTGAGCATTTGAAAATAAACATAATCAATATTGGTTGAATATGAACAAAAAATATGTATATCTACTGCAAAGTAAAaccaaaaaagagaaaagaaatgaaggaaaaaaaaagtgaaaagaaaaaagaatcttTTACATGCTTCGTTAAGACATAAGTAATATTGTATTATAAGTAACATCTTATTTTCTTAATGTGAAAATAAGATGGTTAtgaatacaaaagaaacaattgtaAATGATGACCACAATTTTTTCCGAAAAACAACCCCTGAAAAACCCAACGACGATAGAGATAGTAAAAGTTTTCTGTTGGTCTCACTACATGTTTCGTCCGGTGATTTTTTCGAGAAAAATATTTAGGTCAACCTAacaattcttaaaaaaaaaacataaaaattaaaaaacataaAGGATAATTGTCATTTTATATAAAGCcaacaaaagaaatgataaagattaaaattgacaTAACTTTTTTACTTACTACACAGGCCGTGCATATAGTCGAGCATATAAAAACCCCACAAAACCAACAAGGATCAGATATTTTATTATCGGGTGATTAAATCTCCAGCCTCGTCTCTCAGTCTTCTTTTCACCCTCTGCCTCTTTTATTTGAACGTCAGTGGCCTAACAATTCTGGCTCATTAGAAGTCTGTAAGTAAATAAAACAGTAAACATAACCAGGGATGCAGCTCAGATGGTAGAGCGCTCGCTTAGggattattttatctttttttggATATTTCTGAAAAATGCTGCTTCTTGCAGCTGATAAAGAAGCGAAAAGAAATGCCTGTGCCTGACTGAAATTAAGATAACACCATGAAAAAGCTACTTAAAATAACTGTACGCATTAGATTACCCCAGTTTTAGACTCAATAATAACAACATTTTAAGGACAAAAGAAAATCATAATACATACAAACTTACAAAATAGTGGTGCTAGTAGTAGTAATCTCTCAACTctcaaaattaaaaaagaaagagaGTGTAAGGATGGATGGAGGGATTCTCTTCGATTATGATGTTATACTTACTGTTATGCATCACCTCAGTTCAAGAAGCTAATACTGGAGATGGTGTCTGCTTCCTATGCCCAAGAAATGCATTTCTAAGGTCATCGTAATTGTTCCTGTAATGCTCCATGGAGAAACACAGCTGCCTTATTGCTTCCCTCTTCTCTTCTGCCGCATCTACTATCACCATTCTCTGCCTCTCCACCTCTTCTTCCATTTCTCCAAGCCTTCTTGTCTGGTTCTCCGCTTGTTTCCTAGCTTCCTCGCAGGCTGACACTAACTCCACATACTCTATGTGTAACTTATGCAAATGCTCTTCCATTGGACGGATCTTATCATCTCTAGACCCAGCATCAGCTACCAAAGAACTTATCTTTGCGTTCAGCTCGTCTCGTTCTTCTGTCAATGTATCAAAATTGAGTTTAAGTCCATCCATGGTCTTGTTTAACTCTTCCAGCCGGTTCCCTTTCTCAACAATCTCTGCTTTCAATATCTCCATCTCGCTGTGCATATCTGCTTCACGATTCTCCTGCAAAACTTGAAATTCAATCTTTTCATGTTCCACCCTCTTACAATCGTCTACCAGTGACTGAATGCGCGACTCTGAACTCTTCAGCTTCATCTCTAGTTCAACCTGACCCTCTTCTAACGCTGATATGACCTTCTGCAGTTGAGATTTCTCAGCATTGAATTTTAGCACAGCATCAGAGATGACTAATTTCAGTTCCGCAATCTCTGTATCACGGTTGGATACATTCATGTCTAACGTCTCATTCTGATCTTTCAGCTCTGCCGCCCAGACCTCGATTTTCTTCAAAGAAGATTTGGTCTCCTCTAGTTCAAGTTTCAACCTTGCaacctcttcttcttctgaaaGATGAAGCTTTTGGTCTTGGAGCCCTGCGTCTTCCTCCAAATCACCAACGTTGGTTGCTAATTCAGAAGATTTACTTTTCTCAAGTTCAAGGGTCAGCGCTGCAATCTTTTCTTGCAGCTCCAATACCTGAATTGTCTCAGACTTGATATACGCATCAATTAGTCCGTTCTCAATGTTGATTTGTGTTAACCTCTCCATCTCATCTTGCGTGCACCGAAGCTTTTTATTTGCAACGTTCAATTCTTCCTCGTACCACTGGATTCTGCCAAGAAGATCTTCGCTGTTTCCATTCTCTTGAGAAACCTTTGGGGAAGTAGTCACCGACGAATTCTCTTCCTCTGCCATCCGAAGCTTCTCTTTCACGTCGTGAAGCTCAACCTCCAACTCAACAATCCTCTGGCTAAGTCCCATGTCATCACCATTCGCAGCCAGCGGACCCGAGTCGGTGTTCTTAGATGAAGTGATGCTGtcagattctgaagaagaatccGAGTAATCATCCGAATCAGGCCTCTCAGAGCTGCCTCCGCGAGACCCAAGAAAGACTTGGAAACCAGCAGCTCTGTTGGTGATGGACTTGCGGCGAGTATGTCTTTTTAGTTCCTTGGGAGCAGGCACAGGTGGTCCAGATTCAGACCCAGCATCGGAGACAGCTGAACTCTGAGTTTGGAGCTGATGATCAGCCGGGATGCTCTTGCTCAGGTTATCGTAGCGCTCAGCTAACGAGCGATACATGCGGTAGAACTCCTCGACTTGTGCAATCAACTCGGGTCTTTTCTGATAATACATTTCAGCCTTCTTTGCAAAGGAATCTCCTTCCTCTTCGATGAGCTTGAGCATCCGATTGACGCTCCTGTCCATCTCTGTAGTCAGAGATTTAATTGTAACTTTCTTGCTATACGCCATTTTTTTTGCAATTCAAATCAAGGATTACAGgaataacaaaagaaaacaaaaaaagcaTAAATCCTTGAAAGAGTGGTAGTTTTGGGTAAATAAAGGGTGTTTGGGGTTCATGGAACTCCACCCCTCTTTGTTTTTGCCTCTTCAAAGAGGAATGGGATACAATCAAACATACCGGTATGTAATTGCATTTCTTATAAATTGAGTTGAAAATATGAAAGAGTCAGAAGATCCTTGTAATGAAGACATCTGTACTATCATATGCGAATAAGAGTTTACCTTGGAGACTATCGGCAAGCCATTTGTTTGATTTCGGGGTGATGTGACTGTCAAACCACCAGGAATGTGATTTCCTGGACTCTAACCTCTTCATTGTTCTATTTTTGGACATCATGGTCGGTTTAGGTTATGGCAATTGGCAACCCTGGAATGAAATTACATTCGAGTTGAATTGAATTATAGACGGCCGGCAAAATCAGAAACCAGTAATTAGTAAGAAATTTTGTTTGCATTCAGTACCTGGTGAGTAGGAGGAGGATGAATTGACCAGGTAAATGATGATGGTGGAATTAGGACGGCCGGCACACTCAGTTGTGGAGATTAAGCATTACCCACATCTTCTTGTCTTAGTTTCAAAGATATTTTCTTCCTGAAAAAGAGCAGGGAGGCACGTCTTTTGGAATACAAGGAGAGAACAAGTCGAAGAGGAAGACAGACCCAAACCAAATCTCCTTGGTTCAGTtagcctcttcttcttccttggcTCTGTCAGGGATGGGGGTGTTAAATGTGGAGGGAAAATGAATAATTTAATTATGCAAAAATGTGAGTCAATGCTTAGCTGAGCTGCCCACCATTAATTGTTTGAATTATTATTGAATGAATGATATTTTAAAAAAAGGAAAGACACAAACATATACATATCtatccagagaagaagaagaagaagaagaagaagaaaggaggaaaGTGAAGGGGACTTGTGTGTGTTTGTTGTTAGATGAGATGATGAGGTAGCTGCTAGACACGGAGGAGGAGAAGGACACATAGCATAGATAGATAGATGCATTATTAGAGTGAGATAGAAAGAAAGAGCCTTTGCTTTGCTTGCATTattaactctctctctctctctgttgaAAGACAAAGAAAGCACAAGCAATCCCTGCTGCTGGTCATTCTTGTGTCTGTCTGTATGACATGGCTAACCATCCATTAGGCATTTGCATGCCTAAATCGACATTTATAGTGTGCTTTACTTGttataaaaattaatcaattttgtgttgtGATACTCGCTGCTTATCATTAATTAATACACATATTAAGAAATGTTGGTGGCGGATGAGATGGTCTTGGGTTCGTCTTTTTGTGTGCATCATGCTGTTgtcgaaagagaaagaagaagcacGGGTATTGGTTTGCGCGTCTCTTCTCTTGACTTTCTGtacgaccattttcttggttttacACAGACAGCTAGCTACCTACAAACAACAACAAACAGCGCGGGAAATCCGTGTCATTTTGAAGTACTAAATTCAAATATTACTGGTGGCGCCTGCACTACCAGGTCCACGGTGCATATTTCTACGACTTCTCTCATTGATTCTTGTCTACTGTATACAATCTCAGTCGGTCTTAACCCAAGAAATTGGTTGTCTTCTAATTTCAGTAACAGAAAATTTTGCGAGTTTCATAGCTAGAGTTGTGTAAATCATGACGACTTCATCTTCTTATTTAATTTGATGCTCACATGTGCCACGTTATTTTCTTCAATTCAAATGCGCATAACCCAATGGCCCACAAATTATTTCATCATCCCAttattcatttcaatcatttgcgGGTAGCAATACCCTGCTCAATTAATcaagaaccattttttgggaccatggttttttttttttgggaccatggttctattttgggTATAGACAttggaagtaattctaggtcaccccttatctagatatttatttaatacctaatgtaccctcctaattaattttaggttatgattagtgaaatgatttagttaaaaaaaattagtgagattaaattaaaagatgagtttattattagttgagtaaaaTTATtatgagagtagagttagagaagatgaaggaaaacatgaaaaataaaaataaaaaatctaattcaccccctttgagtattcaagtgatgaatctgattcttcatctccatcctctcctactACTGTATTTGTGAATCTTCaaaatgtatgttgaattggtaaaaacttccccaaaactgtgaatttttgaactggattttgaggagttcggttacattatatgaagaacaagtaaccgaacacatctgaaggtgtagttcggttttcttgtgaggatgaacaagtaaccgaactcttcTGAAGGTGTAGCTCGGTTGCcttgtgagatgaacaagtaaccgaactccatatTAATGGAAAAATGCATAAGGTTCGGTTGGATCGAAAAATGCATGCTTATGCGATCCAACCGAACTCAGTttaataagttcggttgtttctcaaacttgaacctaacagcaaggttcggttacataaaaaatttctttctatgtttttaaccctatagttcggttacatggaggtTTTAAAAAGTTTGCGATCGAACCGAACTCATAGGTCAGAGTTCGGCTGTTAAAGAACTAAAAACAATGGGAATAAGagtaaggttcggttacatagaaaaaattatttttatgtttttaaccctatagttcggttacatggaggtTTTAAAAAGTTTGCGATCGAACCGAACTCATAGGTCAGAGTTCGGTTGTTAAAGAACTAAAAACAATGGGAATAAGagtaaggttcggttacataGAAAAAATTCTTTCtgtgtttttaaccctacagttcggttacatggaggtTTTTAAAAGTTTGCGATCGAACCGAACTCAGTGGTCATAGTTCGGTGCTTACAGTACTCAAAATACTAGGAATAAGagtaaggttcggttacataaaaaaaattctttctatttttttaaccctacagttcggttacatggaaattttacaatttctatgcgaaacaaccgaactctaCAGTTCGGTTAGGAAGTTCTGAATcatatagaaccgaactgttcttcgtgttcttcagttcagtGAGTTCGGTTAGGAACCTAGGAAAAATAGAAAACACGTTCTAACCGAACTCAACACTGTAACTACCATTTCaagcctattttgatgatttctattcaattgaatcgatgaaaaacaaattaaaatgaaTGGGTTTGTCGAGAAAAATTTATGAATAGATGATGAAGAcgagtttgaaatgaagaagaagaagaagaggggaagAGGAAGACGAGTTTGAAAtcgaatatttttttttagattagggttaatgATAGGGTTAGTATTAGGATTAATGTTAATTAGATTAAGGGCAAATTAGTAAACTTGCTAAGTAGGATTATtattaggacatcccttatcattGTAGGGTGGGTGGCCTAATAGGAACATGGTCCCCaacaaaaccatggtcccaaaaaaaatggTTCTTAATCAAGTCCAAACCAAATTTATACGGTGGTTACACAAGAATCTGTGTAATAATTTATATAGTGGCGGAAGTAGAATACCGTGCTAGAAAAGTTTCCAAAAAGATTATGCATATTTATTTGGGCTTTGCAATAATTGTAGTTGGGCTTGATTGGTAATTCACTACTTATATTAGAACGGTTTTTTGGGACTAGTCAAAAATGATGGGGGACTACTATGTGATAAAAATGTCCACCCtacattataaggggtgtcctaaaatattAGGGTAGACTAATCTATCCTTGTTCTAATTAAGGTTATAactaatcctaataacccactaaTCTAACTCATTATCCACTAATTAAACcttaaaatcagtttcaaaactgattatttattttattcttcttcttctcttcttttcctcttttttttcaaACAAAAACACCAACGTTAACCGTCGATtcgaaaaaaattcatcatcaatTAATCCATCTTTATAAGCAATGCGTGCCAAGCAAACACCAAGACTTCCAGGATTGAGTCCGGGACTCCCACATATAGTGAATCTTCCTAAAGAATTGCTAATTCAAAAACCACTTGAAGAACCCTTTAGAGGCAGAATAAATCAATCAACAACAACCAAGAAGTCTGTTTCAAGTGAAATGCAAATCCGCGGGTACtttccttcatacccattctTTTCAATGCGTTATTTGTTGAAcaaatcgattagaaatcatcaaaacccattgaaaATGGCAGTTACAATAGATATTTCGGTTAGGAGAATTTTTTTTGTAACCCTAGAATTGGCAACCGAACTTCCAAAATAAGAACCATTCGGTGTGCTCGCAACTCTTAGGCCAATATCTGTTTACCGAACTTAcaaaataagaacagttcggtaTGCTCGCAAAACAAAttctcgtaaccgaactctatttttcctttgaaagaatgagttcggttttgtcgataatttcACTGGGTAACCGAACTGTTGAAATAGTTTGTTCGGTATGCTCGCAAAAAAAAttctcgtaaccgaactctatttttcctttgaaagaatgAGTTCTCTTTTGTCGATAATTTCACTGGGTAACCGAACTGTTGAAATAGTTTGTTCGGTATGCTCGTAAAATAAATTCTCGTAACCAAACTCAATTTTTCCTTTGAAAGAAGtagttcggttttgtcgataatttcACTGGGTAACCGAACTTTTGAAATAGTTTGTTCGGTGTGCTCGCATAAAAAACTCTCGTAACCGAACACAATTTTTCAAAAGTtaagaatgagttcggttttcTCGTTAGCTTTTTTGGTAACCGAACTGTTGAAATATTTAGTTCGGTTTCCTCGCATTTTTTTCAGATAACCGAACTATAGTCTGTTGATGCTGTGTTTACTTTATTCTTTAGTTGTATTTCCTATTTCATTTGATAACACAATGTTCTCTTATGTAGTTAATACTTTGGTTTTTGTTCATtaggaacaaaggaaaaagatTGAGACAACAAGTAGgtgaggatttgaaaactcccACCCCTCGCGGAGGAAAGCATTTAGATTTCTGAAAGCGTGGTACCACAATTGCTAACACATGGAGGGGGCTTGTTACCGGAAGTTGAACAACaaagagaagatgatgatgatgaagaagtgaatgaagaggaggaagaagatgaaggaaatgaagaggttgaacaacAAAAAGAAGATGTGGAAAATTTAGAGGAAGCAGAACTAGGATCCGGCAAAGAAGGAGAAAGACAATAGGAGGAAGACGACGAAGAGGAGGAAGACGATggagaggaggaagaggatgaataggaggaagaggaggaaaaAGAGGAGCAAGAAATTGTTCCTGTCGTCGAGAAAAGGAAGCCGAAGACGCCTAGCAAAAGATACTCACACATTCCCCCTGCTAATTTATGTTTGGATCCAGTGGAGCCAACTTATGGTGCTCCAAATGATGGAGGG
This DNA window, taken from Papaver somniferum cultivar HN1 chromosome 3, ASM357369v1, whole genome shotgun sequence, encodes the following:
- the LOC113357893 gene encoding protein NETWORKED 4A-like, which gives rise to MMSKNRTMKRLESRKSHSWWFDSHITPKSNKWLADSLQEMDRSVNRMLKLIEEEGDSFAKKAEMYYQKRPELIAQVEEFYRMYRSLAERYDNLSKSIPADHQLQTQSSAVSDAGSESGPPVPAPKELKRHTRRKSITNRAAGFQVFLGSRGGSSERPDSDDYSDSSSESDSITSSKNTDSGPLAANGDDMGLSQRIVELEVELHDVKEKLRMAEEENSSVTTSPKVSQENGNSEDLLGRIQWYEEELNVANKKLRCTQDEMERLTQINIENGLIDAYIKSETIQVLELQEKIAALTLELEKSKSSELATNVGDLEEDAGLQDQKLHLSEEEEVARLKLELEETKSSLKKIEVWAAELKDQNETLDMNVSNRDTEIAELKLVISDAVLKFNAEKSQLQKVISALEEGQVELEMKLKSSESRIQSLVDDCKRVEHEKIEFQVLQENREADMHSEMEILKAEIVEKGNRLEELNKTMDGLKLNFDTLTEERDELNAKISSLVADAGSRDDKIRPMEEHLHKLHIEYVELVSACEEARKQAENQTRRLGEMEEEVERQRMVIVDAAEEKREAIRQLCFSMEHYRNNYDDLRNAFLGHRKQTPSPVLAS